The following proteins are co-located in the Eptesicus fuscus isolate TK198812 chromosome 9, DD_ASM_mEF_20220401, whole genome shotgun sequence genome:
- the SLC66A1 gene encoding lysosomal amino acid transporter 1 homolog isoform X2, with product MVWKKLGSGNFSSCPNGSQWIWDVFGECAQDGWDEASVGLGLISILCFASSTFPQYIKACKTGNMDQALSLWFLLGWIGGDSCNLIGSFLADQLPLQTYTAVYYVLADLVMLSLYFHYKFKNRPSPLSAPINSLLLFSLGLVCTTPLLSSTASVDAPREVFPGRKLLSVEPGNKPFTQQEVIGFVIGSISSVLYLFSRLPQIHTNFLRKSTQGISYSLFALVMLGNTLYGMSVLLKNPEEGQSEGSYVLHHLPWLVGSLGVLLLDTIPTVPSPA from the exons ATGGTCTGGAAGAAACTGGGCTCCGGCAACTTCTCCAGCTGCCCCAATGGCTCGCAGTGGATATGGGACGTGTTTGGTGAATGTGCCCAGGACGGCTGGGACGAGGCCAGTGTGGGCCTGGGCTTGATCTCCATTCTCTGCTTCGCCTCGTCCACTTTCCC GCAGTACATCAAGGCCTGCAAGACGGGCAACATGGACCAGGCCCTGTCCCTGTGGTTTCTCCTGGGCTGGATTGGTGGAGACTCCTGCAACCTCATCGGCTCTTTCCTTGCTGACCAGCTGCCCCTGCAG ACCTACACGGCGGTGTATTACGTCTTGGCAGACCTGGTGATGCTGTCCCTTTACTTTCACTACAAGTTTAAGAACCGCCCCTCTCCGT TGTCTGCCCCCATCAACTCCTTGCTCTTGTTCAGCCTGGGACTGGTGTGTACCACCCCGCTGCTGAGCAGCACTGCCTCCGTGGATGCCCCGAGGGAGGTCTTCCCGGGCCGGAAGCTCCTGTCTGTGGAGCCAGGCAATAAG CCCTTCACTCAGCAGGAGGTCATTGGTTTTGTCATCGGCTCCATCTCCAGCGTACTGTACCTGTTCTCCCGGCTGCCTCAGATCCACACCAAT ttccTGCGGAAGTCCACCCAGGGCATCTCCTACTCGCTGTTCGCCTTGGTGATGCTGGGGAACACGCTGTACGGGATGAGTGTGCTGCTCAAGAACCCCGAGGAGGGCCAGAGCGAGGGCAGCTACGTGCTGCACCACCTGCCCTGGCTCGTGGGCAGCCTGGGCGTGCTGCTGCTCGACACCATC CCCACTGTTCCCTCACCAGCCTGA
- the SLC66A1 gene encoding lysosomal amino acid transporter 1 homolog isoform X1, with product MVWKKLGSGNFSSCPNGSQWIWDVFGECAQDGWDEASVGLGLISILCFASSTFPQYIKACKTGNMDQALSLWFLLGWIGGDSCNLIGSFLADQLPLQTYTAVYYVLADLVMLSLYFHYKFKNRPSPLSAPINSLLLFSLGLVCTTPLLSSTASVDAPREVFPGRKLLSVEPGNKPFTQQEVIGFVIGSISSVLYLFSRLPQIHTNFLRKSTQGISYSLFALVMLGNTLYGMSVLLKNPEEGQSEGSYVLHHLPWLVGSLGVLLLDTIISIQFLVYRNAATSSEHQPLLPG from the exons ATGGTCTGGAAGAAACTGGGCTCCGGCAACTTCTCCAGCTGCCCCAATGGCTCGCAGTGGATATGGGACGTGTTTGGTGAATGTGCCCAGGACGGCTGGGACGAGGCCAGTGTGGGCCTGGGCTTGATCTCCATTCTCTGCTTCGCCTCGTCCACTTTCCC GCAGTACATCAAGGCCTGCAAGACGGGCAACATGGACCAGGCCCTGTCCCTGTGGTTTCTCCTGGGCTGGATTGGTGGAGACTCCTGCAACCTCATCGGCTCTTTCCTTGCTGACCAGCTGCCCCTGCAG ACCTACACGGCGGTGTATTACGTCTTGGCAGACCTGGTGATGCTGTCCCTTTACTTTCACTACAAGTTTAAGAACCGCCCCTCTCCGT TGTCTGCCCCCATCAACTCCTTGCTCTTGTTCAGCCTGGGACTGGTGTGTACCACCCCGCTGCTGAGCAGCACTGCCTCCGTGGATGCCCCGAGGGAGGTCTTCCCGGGCCGGAAGCTCCTGTCTGTGGAGCCAGGCAATAAG CCCTTCACTCAGCAGGAGGTCATTGGTTTTGTCATCGGCTCCATCTCCAGCGTACTGTACCTGTTCTCCCGGCTGCCTCAGATCCACACCAAT ttccTGCGGAAGTCCACCCAGGGCATCTCCTACTCGCTGTTCGCCTTGGTGATGCTGGGGAACACGCTGTACGGGATGAGTGTGCTGCTCAAGAACCCCGAGGAGGGCCAGAGCGAGGGCAGCTACGTGCTGCACCACCTGCCCTGGCTCGTGGGCAGCCTGGGCGTGCTGCTGCTCGACACCATC ATCTCCATCCAGTTCCTGGTGTACAGGAACGCCGCCACGTCCTCAGagcaccagcccctcctccccggcTGA